The genomic interval GCTATAAGTTGTCAGTATAAATGGGGAATAGAACTTGAGTGGATTACGAACGAAGGACATTTGATATGCAGGCTGGTACTCAGCAAGGATGCAAGTCATCGGGAAGGGGTCAGGTCTCCTCTTGGCTCATGCCTGGCTCATCCGACAAGTGCGTACTTTGTCAGATGTAGTGCATAGATTTTGAGGACGAAGAATTCACGGTCACGGAATCCATAAGCTTGTCTTTGCAGTGTTTTGATTTTGTTGTTGGTTGCCTCCAATGGGCCTGTGGATA from Desulfomonile tiedjei carries:
- a CDS encoding transposase; the encoded protein is STGPLEATNNKIKTLQRQAYGFRDREFFVLKIYALHLTKYALVG